A single genomic interval of Elusimicrobiota bacterium harbors:
- the solA gene encoding N-methyl-L-tryptophan oxidase: MSVKNSVIIVGGGIMGVQTAYHLALLGHTVTLLDQRDVPNQWAASGDHLRVFRLTYGKDSFYTEMALKALPMWLELNTLSEETLLLQNGVLELAPKAAGYEAHSLGVLQDRKVRFEKLLPPEVKKRYPMYRSGAFKWALFHPDGGMIWASRAVAATASIAQRKGVKIRNGVKVVSIQRDKNGIKSVKDSTGKAWEADKFLFAAGYWSNELLKPWGVPIKITKQEQLFLRPQEGRGRYRPEHFPVFASAASGFYGFPVHIQGFIKIGDHRKGPVVKAANPDEMRTLSPKFEKACRKFLKQYIPELAGFVDFEGHVCWYDNTPDDDFIMDRLPDAPNGFVAAGFSGHGFKFAPVIGKSMAELIVGGKSELNLHRFRLGRFKLRKG; encoded by the coding sequence ATGAGCGTCAAGAACTCGGTGATCATCGTCGGCGGCGGCATCATGGGCGTGCAGACGGCCTACCATCTCGCCCTGCTCGGCCACACGGTCACCCTCCTCGACCAGCGCGACGTCCCCAACCAATGGGCGGCCTCGGGCGACCACCTGCGCGTGTTCCGCCTCACCTACGGCAAGGACTCGTTCTACACCGAGATGGCCCTCAAGGCCCTGCCGATGTGGCTCGAGCTGAACACGCTCTCCGAGGAGACCCTCCTCCTGCAGAACGGCGTGCTGGAGCTCGCGCCCAAGGCCGCCGGCTACGAGGCGCACAGCCTGGGCGTCCTCCAGGACCGCAAGGTCCGCTTCGAGAAGCTCCTGCCCCCGGAGGTCAAGAAGCGCTACCCGATGTACCGCTCGGGCGCCTTCAAGTGGGCGCTGTTCCACCCGGACGGCGGCATGATCTGGGCCAGCCGCGCCGTCGCCGCGACCGCGTCCATCGCCCAGCGCAAGGGCGTCAAGATCCGCAACGGCGTCAAGGTCGTCTCGATCCAGAGGGACAAGAACGGGATCAAGTCGGTCAAGGACTCGACGGGCAAGGCGTGGGAGGCCGACAAGTTCCTCTTCGCGGCGGGCTACTGGTCCAACGAGCTGCTCAAGCCTTGGGGCGTCCCGATCAAGATCACCAAGCAGGAACAGTTGTTCTTAAGACCCCAGGAGGGCCGCGGCCGCTACCGCCCCGAGCATTTCCCCGTCTTCGCGAGCGCGGCCTCCGGCTTCTACGGCTTCCCGGTGCACATCCAGGGCTTCATCAAGATCGGCGACCACCGCAAAGGTCCCGTCGTGAAGGCGGCCAACCCCGACGAGATGCGCACGCTGTCCCCGAAGTTCGAGAAGGCCTGCCGCAAGTTCCTCAAGCAGTACATCCCCGAGCTCGCGGGCTTCGTCGACTTCGAGGGCCACGTGTGCTGGTACGACAACACGCCCGACGACGATTTCATCATGGACCGCCTGCCCGACGCGCCCAACGGCTTCGTCGCGGCCGGCTTCTCCGGCCACGGCTTCAAGTTCGCGCCGGTCATCGGCAAGTCGATGGCCGAGCTCATCGTCGGCGGCAAGTCCGAGCTGAACCTGCACCGCTTCCGCCTCGGCCGCTTCAAGCTGCGCAAAGGTTAG